A part of Girardinichthys multiradiatus isolate DD_20200921_A chromosome 12, DD_fGirMul_XY1, whole genome shotgun sequence genomic DNA contains:
- the egr3 gene encoding early growth response protein 3 isoform X1: protein MTGKLADKIPLTMSSLINTIPDSLYPEEDIPTSMNIFTSTESINHYSQMNTDNIMDLGMGSEKTSSEIQYGSGFQSNRSGQTVTYLGKFAFDTPPSGGISGSGWCPDNNIISLVSAGILGVSPSPSTVTTQTPSSAANMGGQTSDMEQVYGPPLPAYSTCSDLYQDQVSFHHSPATSTALAYPGNEYHSTSKAPMDGSLFSMIPDYNLFHHQGEVGVMEHKPFQTMDPIRVNPPPITPLETIRAFKDKQQIHPGFIGGQQHPPQHHPPPQTLTLKPIRPRKYPNRPSKTPVHERPHACPAENCDRRFSRSDELTRHLRIHTGHKPFQCRICMRSFSRSDHLTTHIRTHTGEKPFSCEFCGRKFARSDERKRHAKVHLKQKDKKQADKSSGVAGSHSSPPSSCGGPAVGAS, encoded by the exons ATGACAGGGAAACTAGCGGACAAGATCCCTCTTACCATGAGCAGTTTAATAAACACGATCCCCGACAGTCTCTACCCGGAGGAGGACATCCCCACCTCTATGAATATTTTCACCAGCACGGAGTCTATAAACCACTATTCACAGATGAACACAG ATAATATTATGGATCTAGGCATGGGAAGCGAGAAGACAAGCTCAGAGATACAATATGGATCCGGCTTCCAGTCCAACCGCAGCGGGCAGACTGTCACATATCTGGGGAAGTTTGCCTTTGACACTCCTCCTTCAGGTGGCATCAGTGGTTCTGGCTGGTGCCCCGACAACAACATTATAAGTCTCGTCAGTGCGGGCATCTTGGGCGTCTCTCCATCACCCAGCACGGTAACGACACAGACACCATCCTCTGCAGCAAACATGGGCGGACAGACATCAGACATGGAGCAGGTATATGGTCCTCCGCTGCCTGCCTATTCCACCTGCAGTGACCTGTACCAGGATCAAGTCTCCTTCCACCACAGCCCCGCCACCAGCACGGCTCTTGCCTACCCTGGAAATGAATATCACTCCACATCCAAAGCCCCCATGGATGGCAGCCTTTTTTCCATGATCCCTGACTACAACCTTTTTCATCATCAGGGAGAGGTTGGTGTCATGGAGCATAAGCCCTTCCAGACCATGGACCCCATCAGAGTCAACCCTCCACCCATCACACCCCTGGAAACCATCAGAGCATTCAAAGACAAGCAGCAAATCCACCCAGGATTCATTGGTGGGCAGCAGCACCCGCCTCAGCATCACCCGCCGCCTCAGACTCTCACCCTCAAACCTATCCGTCCCAGGAAGTACCCCAACCGCCCAAGCAAAACTCCTGTCCACGAACGGCCACACGCCTGTCCTGCTGAGAACTGTGACAGACGTTTCTCGCGCTCAGACGAGCTCACACGTCACCTCCGCATCCACACTGGTCACAAGCCCTTCCAGTGCCGAATATGCATGAGGTCCTTCAGCCGGAGTGACCACCTGACCACACACATCCGCACACACACGGGTGAGAAACCCTTCTCCTGTGAGTTTTGTGGACGCAAGTTCGCCAGGAGTGACGAGCGAAAGAGACATGCAAAGGTTCACCTGAAACAGAAGGACAAGAAGCAGGCGGACAAGAGCAGTGGTGTGGCTGGGAGCCACAGCTCGCCACCCAGCTCCTGCGGTGGCCCAGCGGTGGGAGCATCATGA
- the egr3 gene encoding early growth response protein 3 isoform X2 yields the protein MDLGMGSEKTSSEIQYGSGFQSNRSGQTVTYLGKFAFDTPPSGGISGSGWCPDNNIISLVSAGILGVSPSPSTVTTQTPSSAANMGGQTSDMEQVYGPPLPAYSTCSDLYQDQVSFHHSPATSTALAYPGNEYHSTSKAPMDGSLFSMIPDYNLFHHQGEVGVMEHKPFQTMDPIRVNPPPITPLETIRAFKDKQQIHPGFIGGQQHPPQHHPPPQTLTLKPIRPRKYPNRPSKTPVHERPHACPAENCDRRFSRSDELTRHLRIHTGHKPFQCRICMRSFSRSDHLTTHIRTHTGEKPFSCEFCGRKFARSDERKRHAKVHLKQKDKKQADKSSGVAGSHSSPPSSCGGPAVGAS from the coding sequence ATGGATCTAGGCATGGGAAGCGAGAAGACAAGCTCAGAGATACAATATGGATCCGGCTTCCAGTCCAACCGCAGCGGGCAGACTGTCACATATCTGGGGAAGTTTGCCTTTGACACTCCTCCTTCAGGTGGCATCAGTGGTTCTGGCTGGTGCCCCGACAACAACATTATAAGTCTCGTCAGTGCGGGCATCTTGGGCGTCTCTCCATCACCCAGCACGGTAACGACACAGACACCATCCTCTGCAGCAAACATGGGCGGACAGACATCAGACATGGAGCAGGTATATGGTCCTCCGCTGCCTGCCTATTCCACCTGCAGTGACCTGTACCAGGATCAAGTCTCCTTCCACCACAGCCCCGCCACCAGCACGGCTCTTGCCTACCCTGGAAATGAATATCACTCCACATCCAAAGCCCCCATGGATGGCAGCCTTTTTTCCATGATCCCTGACTACAACCTTTTTCATCATCAGGGAGAGGTTGGTGTCATGGAGCATAAGCCCTTCCAGACCATGGACCCCATCAGAGTCAACCCTCCACCCATCACACCCCTGGAAACCATCAGAGCATTCAAAGACAAGCAGCAAATCCACCCAGGATTCATTGGTGGGCAGCAGCACCCGCCTCAGCATCACCCGCCGCCTCAGACTCTCACCCTCAAACCTATCCGTCCCAGGAAGTACCCCAACCGCCCAAGCAAAACTCCTGTCCACGAACGGCCACACGCCTGTCCTGCTGAGAACTGTGACAGACGTTTCTCGCGCTCAGACGAGCTCACACGTCACCTCCGCATCCACACTGGTCACAAGCCCTTCCAGTGCCGAATATGCATGAGGTCCTTCAGCCGGAGTGACCACCTGACCACACACATCCGCACACACACGGGTGAGAAACCCTTCTCCTGTGAGTTTTGTGGACGCAAGTTCGCCAGGAGTGACGAGCGAAAGAGACATGCAAAGGTTCACCTGAAACAGAAGGACAAGAAGCAGGCGGACAAGAGCAGTGGTGTGGCTGGGAGCCACAGCTCGCCACCCAGCTCCTGCGGTGGCCCAGCGGTGGGAGCATCATGA